A region of the Mangifera indica cultivar Alphonso unplaced genomic scaffold, CATAS_Mindica_2.1 Un_0014, whole genome shotgun sequence genome:
GCTAAATGCAAATGTCGAAAAAGGGACACGTCCATCAACATGTCCTATTGTCAATATTATGCCCCCAGGACTATTGAACTATGACTAAGAGTCCCTATAAAGTCACATGCAATTGAAAGATGGACAAACAAATTCACTTACACTTTATGAACGAGTTCATGTTTCAGCAAAAAATTTGACGACCAAAATCATATGCTTTTATTTCCCCTTAATCATAAAAAGTCTAAAGGATTAGAATATTGACGACAGTTTacaaatgaaagattaaaataagaaataaatgtgGAAAGCTTGCACTTACTCAAATTTGCTTGTCCCTTTTATAAGagttagggctggatttgagctgaactgagctcaagcttggctcgaTTTATATATAGCTAAGCTCGTTGAGCTCGTGAAAACCAAGTTGGAACTcagctcggctcatttttcattattaaaatgacatcattttaatacatattgatcaaaacgatgtcgttttgtatcaaaatttttaattgaaaattttgacgaGTAGCTCAAGCTCGTATAAGGCTAACTTGTTTCGGGTTCGTTTGAGCCAAGCTCGATCTCGAATgggctcggttcgagtccaaccctaaaaGAGTTATTGATCATTGGAATGCCTTTAAGCTTACTTGTTACCATTTAGCGCATGCATATACacatatatgtttaattatttattttcttttgatatcatgttttttttcatataaaaaatttgattttttttttcatcggTTAGTGGAGGATCTTTGTGTTAATTAGCTAATCCAGGAAAATGAGCTAGTCCAACTAtgtattaatcaaataataaaattgaaataaaaaaaatcaatcattcaTCACAATtcctaaatataaatatatttttttgaaggaAATTGTTCACttttgcctatatatatatatatatatatatatatatatattggccCATTGCAATGATATTACACCAAGAGACCTGtaaaatagagaaagaaaattagtATTTGTTCTATTAACATTTAACAtactaataacaaaatttaaggaaaattttatcattcaaaaatttttacatgacttccctttttttttttttttataaatatgaatagaaAACGAAAAGGGTCAAACCGACCTACATAACTAAAGTTTATTTAACTCACAGCTGATAAAGATAACAAGAGATCTACataattaaagtttatttaAGTCACAACTGATaaagataacaataaataaacaaatattgtaCTATAGGATAAACCTCTAAGTTATGACTAACAatacaaatttgttattttcttgaaaactaTCAAAAAAAGCTCAAAGATAgggtttggttttttttttgcctgacttgaagaaaacaacatttAATTACCTACAAAAAAGTATTAatgagtaaaataaataaataaagacctccaacaattagaaaaaaagattaaattattttgaataagaGAAACAACATATTGATCGCTTGAACTAacattttcatctctaattAGACAAGTTTAATCGTTATGATTGATATTTTTGCACACACcacattttcttgttttctccATAAGCTCAAATTCAGATAAGTTTCGTTTAGTGAAAATTGTTCCCTTCTTACTTTTGGAAATTTATGGACCACTTTTGTGACATTCAACGTTTGACTCCTAAAGATAATAAACATGAGAATCCATAAGTTTATGTAAATATTCTTGAGTAGCTTCTTTGTAACAAATATGACATTCactatggaaaaaaaaattttaacaaaaagaaaatttattaaaatttattctattctCACCGTTAATACTTATAATAAGGGAAGTTATAACGACAATTGATGATGAGATTTTTtctgttattaaatttttttaataatgaaaaataggCTTTTAACGACTATTTTCACCttataaaagttataaatttatttgattttaatgaaagtataaataatttgttgttaaaattataaaaaaaagtatttataacGATCGGATATTAtcttctcataatttttttttcacaaatattagtttttctgGTAATGATTGTTGATACTGGCAATGAAGTTCATCAACCAATCTCATTACTTTCAAGTATATCACTCTCCCAAAAGGGATCTAACATCAAGTCTCCATTGTCGATGAATTTCATCAAAACCATATCACTTTATTTCTTGAGGTGTACATGTTACAATAGTCTTTTCTATATGTCATACACAAAGAAGATTGGCtggtataaaaaataaaaccaccTTCTTTAAATTGAGGCGTACATGTTACAATATTCTTTTCTATATGTCATACACAAAGAAGATTGgctgatataaaaaataaaaccaccTGAATCGCATTATCAGTAACAATAATGGACAGCCACAACCCAATATTTTGCTAAACATCTAAAAGCCCAAATATAgttttttcaatgataaaaaaaatagaaaaaagcaTGTAAGATCTTGGTCATTTAAATCAGGTAAGAGAAGAACAAATAAATTAGGGATAGATTTTCCCAAAATAATTTAGACCATTGAATGGACAATGGCCACAACCACAACAAAAAATGGCTGTGGTAACAGGGACTgccttcaaatatatatatacagaaaatataattatacgtacatattttatatatacaatttagaccataattaatatcatttgattataaattgttatttgtctatttaattatcctattttaataaactaaaattataattaatgttagcctatagaaatttcataaaaaattcattttcaaaacatacacacacacacatacacacacatatgtatatataacctatttattaatttatttctcatAGTTAAGAGTTAGCATGATTTGAGGGTTAATTATGATGAATTTTCATGggaaatttattttcaaaattaaataatatatatgtatattattttgctttattctttaagtcatatatatatgacttaaataatagaataaatcCAACCAAAATCTATGTGCATGAAATGTTTCATGGCCACCTACTCCATATTCTTGAATTCTTAATCAATTGATAATACTTTTTTAGTTTGTCTCTTTAAGCCAATAATTCTTCTATGGCTTCTCCCCTTTATTGCTTTATTACCCTTAATAGATAatcaattgattatttaaagTCTAAAGAATGCGTTTCTTCCTTAACCTACAAGCTTATCGCATCCTATGCCGAATCATACAATTCAATTTCTTAATCCGAAAGTCTTCAAACAAGTTGTTCAAATGCTAGGTTTAAAGTTTCCATAAAGAAATAGGTGAAAGGATATACTGCATATTCttgctttttattatttcaatgataaagaaataattatcaGCTTTGTAGTTTACTTAACCGTAAAGAGAGATAGGGAGAAAAGTgcttttttctctataaaacagaagaaaagaaaaagagaaaacgatcgactttaatttatttgtctTCATACAGCTCTGTGAACATGCAATCCACTAGATATACTAATGCTGGTCTCTTtcataaagaaataataacagATATTGTAAACTTTTTTCTGATCGACCGACCTAATTTTATACGTACTTGATCAAACTAAATCAGCTACATGCATGGAAATCTTCGCGCATAAAAGTTTAACTCGTGGAAACTAAAAGCATcctgtacatattttttaatacataattaaatatataaataatatgttattatataattaaatattatttaatctttaatataaaattaatcaatcatatgaaaacatattatttatatcatataaatattattttattgttgaagGTAAATATGTgtaaaatatttagaaattgatttatattatcatCCCATTACGTATTATTAGTTTATTACTGGTCATCTTAATTATTGGGCACTATTGTTGGATGTAAGATCgtgaatcaattattttattaatggaaGAGTTAGCCCTCGATTAATTTCTCATAatacaataatgaaaatatataatgcTTTGGTTGATGGAATTTAAAGTAATTAGCTGATGACAGCGCTAAATAGCTTGATAATTAATAGTAAAGCATTAAATATAGAAAGGATCAACGGAACTTGGTGACAAGGATaattttccatccaaggtttaatgaatgacaaatttttatctgttaatttttaaaaatttaaatattttttttggttaaattttattattagaattaaaaataaaaatatcatttaataaaaatatttaaaaaaattaaaaattaatcttatgttctcctttaggtttaaaaatcaaataatttttttcacccaaagttttgaaaaatgattatttctcttttagggtttgtattttttttatttatgttaaaatgacaatttttttcctcaaaaaaaatagtaacttttcaaattttgaattgaaaaaaattattagatttttaaactcaggaaagaaaatatgatagatttttagttttaaaaatatttttagttaaataataattttacctttaattttaacaataaattttaacagaaatatggattttgggtttttgaatATTAACTTATGAGAGTTttcaccaaactttgggtgagaaaaatCTTCTAGtctatatgtatgtatgtatgtataattggAACTTGGGAAAATTAATGTTTAAGAAATTATTGGTTGCTAATTACGAGGCAAGCTGTATAATTACTAAAATTGCAGAACTTTTGAAAAGCATAACACAAGTGATCATGCTTTAATTTACTTGTAAGGCGTGTTGCAGAACCTGTAAAACTTTGCCCTCTGAACGTACGTTGATAGTAAATATATAAGAAGTTGGCTCTATTGCTTTGCTACTACTAGAAATAATTTACAAATGGCAATTCAAGTGCAAGTAACTGCCATATCTTCATCGGCTCAAAATCATCAGGTGAAGCATATAAAATTATGGGATGAAAATTCTATTTTCGAAATAAATGTATGATTATTCTGCATGGTTAGATGGAAATTCATGCAATTAATTTATCAACTTTAATGGAAATTCTATTTTCGAAATTAATGTATGATTAATGCAGAGTTTCCACTGCAATTAATCGTCAATAGCAAAATATATTTAGGTTTGTAGATCCccaaatatacataaattaataattaagctTCAGCAGTGACATGGAAACcactttcttttaatttatttattaaccaATACTATGTAATAAAAGTAAGTCTTGAGATTTATTATAAAGATGATTTGCTCTAATGATACAACAAAGAGAGGTGGGATAAGGCTCAGTATCCTATTCCTAGTTCATTCTTGTTACAGAGATGATAAAGATTTCTTGTCTCttattcataaagaaaaattCTCTCTTTGTCCCTTATCTATGAGAAAAAATCTCATTTCTATCTTTGTACCTACgaagaaaaatttttttctgtaactttaaacataacataaacatattaaataataaaattaactaaaactaaaactaactaattattttaaatatcacaaataatatatgctaattactttaatatgcacataaaaaaaacataaatgaatttgaaaaagccaaaagacagattcccacctaaggtttgatgcaaactcaACCTTCTGCttgttaactatcaaaaatctaaactttcacccatagactattaaaattaacagaaataatTAACTCCAGcggtaaaatgattatttaactagtaatatattaaaaataataaaacattatttattccCCTTTaggtttataaaactaacaatttttcctcaaGATTAAACTATCAAATCTTacatcccccccccccctcgggtttagggtttttctcCCTTCCCTTTTCTAGTGTTGAAACCGATGGCTTCACTCTCCCTCCCCTTTTCTAATGTATTCCTCCTCACAATGACTCATCTTTGTCATGGACAAAGGTGACATCTTCATCACCAGATGAAGACGAGTCACTATAGGGGGGAGCACACCAGAGATGAATCGAAAAAGGGGAGGGAGAGCAAAGTCACTAGTTTCAACGCTAGAAAAAGGGAAGGGAGAaaccttaggggagaaaatgtaagttttaaagtttaatcatagggaaactgttagttttctaaacctaggggaaaaatgaataatattttattatttttaatatattactagttaaatgataattttattcctaGAGTTAACtagttctgttaattttaatagtctatgagtgagagtttgaattttcGATAGTTAGCGGGTGAAagggtttgcatcaaaccttggtgggaaatagtcatttgacttttgaaaaacataacaataaaactatgtgtatccattttgagtatacatgagattggataattttgaattagaaataaaataacatctaattatgtGACGACGCATATAACTGTGTAAttgtttatgtatttaaagtacgtatgtataatattacttaaaatataaataatctaaaattataaaattatattagtattttaaataaatatattaatataaaaagatgaaaataaggATGGATATATTTTTCCATCCCTAGCCTCTCCGGTTGTGGAGGTATTTTTTTGTCCCTATTCCTCTCCTAATTTTTAACAAAGAACTGTATCCTCATTAAGGTAAAGGCAtgctaaaaaccctaaaactgaGTCGACATTGTCAATCTCTAAATTGCCATCCCTATGCTCTCTGCCTCTACCTAAAGGTTTGCACTTTTTTCCTTATCTGATTTTAATAAACAGATAGCAGACTGTTGATTATCAAATTTTGTACAATaaagttataataataaaagatttattggaATTGTGTGACCGTAAATAAAGCAATCTCATTTTACAATACCCAGCGGTAAGAAAGCAAGGGGGGGCAGACTGCtgcttcaaataaaaaattaaaggaaatagAATCTGAAACTTTACAGCAAAAATAATATGGgcattaaatttttttgcaGATTTGACAATACAGCAAGTGGAGAGAAGAGTGGAATCTTAGCCAACTTCCTTTTTCAACTTTTGCTTGGTACTTGCCCCTTTCTACATCTCTCCTCAACTCTTCATTTGGAGGGACTTGAAGTTCAAAAAGAGCAAACAGAAGGAAGAAAGGTGACATCCATcatcaagaaataaaaagagatgCATGAAAGTTTCAAGAATTTTTGAAGGGTACAGCTGTGTGCCCAATAACTCCATtcattaatatgttatttaccTGCAcatttaaattagtatttaagaATTAATTAATACTCGAATTCCAGCAAATCATAGTAATTagtaaaagagaaagagattacCATGTTCCCCAAACAACTTTCTTACGAAAgtaagaaatattattaatagagCTACCCCTGCCAACAATCCAATTATAATCGCAAACGTCTTCTCTCCCTCGTTGCTATGTTTATCTGCAATTACTccataattaatcaataaattaacgATTTTATTTAACTATATTATACCATTTTAATCCACCCTTTATATAGTTATGATGCTAACTTCATATCAATTTAATCTCATCTCTAACCTCTCATCATAAAGTACTCATAAATAGTATCGATAAATATTACCCATAAATGATACAACATTTACTCGTATACtcttaaataatattgataaaacaatattgccCTTACATATTTACCCCACttttatttaccttttttttttaaagaaaatttaagtattctattttaatattaaaaaactatgcATTTCtttattctaatataaatttgacGTAAATAAATCATTTCTAATACTAAGTAATATGCATAAACAATATTGCACTTACCTGTCTATCTCACATacttttttttagaaaaatttaagtattttgtCACAATATAAAAATCTAGATATTTTTTCGTATGAAAATTTGATGTAAATAATTcgttcatataattaaattagctacaaaacaacaataaaaaaccACAACttagaaattaacaaaatatgattCACAATTGCACAAAGaaatctcatatttttaatttcaaatcttcaaacaaaatatcaagtattatgataaaatgttatttacttgaattaagatgattttaatacaagatttctttgattttaaactaatttttaggCAAGAATATGGATGAAAGTAAGTTTGAGAGGTTCAAATTATCAAGAGATTTTGGTGAGACAGGTACCAAGTTGGGGTATTAATCATCtcaattaacaatttctttgtTAAGCAATACATAAatacctattttgaatatataagtaggtacatattatcatgtgattaaatattattttatttttaatttaaaattatccaatcacgtaatgacatatattaaatatgtatttatttatatatttaaagcaaATACATATAGTTTGATCAATTCTTTGTTGAATTAGAACGGCCAAGACTCTCCACTTCTAGGGTAAATGAAACCCCAAAAGAACATAAATGGAGCCAAGGATTTCACAAGTGGGAAGCGTGACTTACCACCGAAGGCCTTGAAGGCTGAATGGGCTTTTCCTGTAGAGTACCTGGCATAACACTTGCCCAGAAACATATCACCGTAATCCGCCGTACCACAATCATTTTTCAGCCGTCCGATCGCCGCCGACACACAATCTTGACATTGACCCAAACTCAAATCCCCTACACACTGCGCCACACCCTGGACCTCCCCTGACCCACCAGCTCTATACGGCCCACTAGCACTAGCCAGGCTCGCCATCACCGCATCTCTACGGCCCATAGCCTCCGGTTCATACCCAACAGACGGCCCACATTTCTTCAGCACCACAGTCTTATCCTCCACCCCCAAGAACGTCGTATTATCGTACTTGACATAACACCCCTGCAGTTGAAGTGCTCCACCGCACATTTGCTTGCACAACTCGCCCACTTGAGTCACAGCACGTGCCACGCAGGTGGCGCATTCGGGCATGGAGAGGTCGCCACGGCACTGGTAGAGGCCGTACACGACGTCCTGCGGGCTGGAGCCGAGGATGGTGAAGTTGTTGTAGGAGGAGTAGGTGGCTGAGTTGACAAGGGAAGTGAGGAGTGAGTCGACGTTGAACTCGTAGGGTGAGTCAGGAGTGTACTTTTGCTGAGTGCAGCCTCCGAAAACGAAGGAATCCGTGGAAGAGGAAGATGAAAGAATGGAGAGAGATAAGAGAGACAGaagaaacaagagaagaaaacttGCCCTTCTTGTTGTTGCCATGTTGGAGAGAATCTTCTCACTAGAAGAGAGACAGAGAAATACTAACGTGAGCTTAATATAAGCTAGAATTTGTAAGGACTGactgttctttttttttctttctttctttttaattaataaaaggaattATTATCTGAATTGCATCATGAATTTTCAGATAAATATGAGcacagtaaaattttaaatttattaaatagaaaactctcttatgtttaaaaaataaccttttaccactcaatttttgttataatgaGATTctctttcaaatcaaattatccatttaaaacttaacaagctatattaaatatataaaactttagatataatatttaactttataatattgtattaaataaataaaaaaatttaatcttaaaatatcataaaaaaagattaaaactcataCTCTTTTATGTATGAAACATATTTATATCCTTATCACAGAAACATAGCTTCTGTAAAGTAGAATAAATGGAAGAGTGTAATACTCCTTTCGTTTCTTTTCAGAAATTTGCTTTTTCTGGGGAATATGGATAGCCAGGTAAAAAGTTAAGGTATGTAAATCTCGTTTCCACGAGTAATTTTCTTGGATTAACGCACGGAAATTTAGTGTATAATTTAAGTAGAAAAGGTGTCATGgcacagaaagaaagaaagaaagaaagggaataAAGAAGAGTAGAAGGAAAAGTCTGGGGCACTCTCTTGTATCGAGTAAACTAAAGTTTCGCATATGTAACAGAAGTTTaacccaaattttttcttccaaataATGCAAGTTGCTATAAATTAgatcaaaataaactaaacaaatgGTTCAAAAATGGTATTGGCATAAtggcttttcttttctttactgaagaaaaaaatgtataaatgcATTGCCGTGGCTTGCCTCTGGTTTCATTTTTACTATTTACTATAGATTACTGTAAAGTCACGACGCATCATCATGTTCAATTTATGATACttaaatcatatatcaaattgtttattgaagattaaattttttgtattgtataagttacaatttttttttaaataatataataaaataatgaaaacttttaattgatacatcattattttagaaaaaatatcataaatatttttaaaaatttttatatacccTTGTTATatcattacttttttaaataagtatatcgatttgtatcgataaaatatattatattgtaaaatgcATATTATACCGTATGATACGTTTACTATATCATATTGATTCAATACaccttaaaatatgtattattttctattaatatcatactgtattataaaatattgataattatagttCAATTTATTCGATAACGGGTGCAGTAgtcattaactttttttttttttatatggtttaaagttAAAACCATTGACCTGCTACATGCATTTTAGTAAGCATTAATGTGGAAACCCAATTCATTTGGCTCGTGTATTCATTTCCACACAAAATCAGTAggcattattaattaatttttggtaatatatgtttattatatttctcaatTATTCATCTTCAATTGTTGATCAGATGTAGGTATATACACAAAccattatgttttattaatagttagGCTAGGAGAATAAGCTATTCCAATAAACATAACCATGGATTACGTTATACTTATAGACATCttacttttataataaaattgtaattccCTTTTTCTgccaaattaaattgaaaattattaatattaaaatataaatctcCATAAATTACACGCAAATTTGTTTTTCGTGAgatgggatgggatgggatgATTGTGCCCTCATTCCAACTTCTTAATTATCtctaggccaaaggactatgtcccacccaagttttaacctCCTCTTAATAGCATATATGtgatgttttaaaaattcaaacatctaCTTATTAGTTAATATCTGTtagatataaagataaaatcattattttattattaaatccaaaaatcttaaaaattcatattattttttctcttaatttgaaaaactaacaatttttcgtAAAATTAAGTtctgaaaaatcatatttccccTCTAgaatttctcttttcttattcTCAGGCAACAAAGTTCCTTCTTCAGCTTATTTCCtcttcccacccatctttttCCTTTGCTGCCTTCATCATTGGTTGAAGAGCAAACATTGTTGTCATTGAAAGCATCATTGATTCGTTTTCAATTTGATTGATCGATGGGAAGAGGAAGCCTAAACCCTAAAAGCATCGAGCTACAATTTCGGTCTCAAGTAGAGAAATCGTCTCATCATCACTCAACAAAAACGATTTCTCGTCTTCATCAATTTGTTTGGAAGAAGATAATTCGTCTTCATCTAAATGAATATTTGCCTTCTCCAGTGAGGATGAGACCAGAAGAAGGGAGAGAGCCAATTGATGGTTATTGGTTGCCAGAGAGGGAGAAGACCAGAAGAAGTTtgccttaaaaattaaaaccttaggggggaaagacaacttttcaaagtttaattataagaaaaaattattaattttttaaataaaagggggaaaatgcagctttttaaaatttaatcatgagaaaaaattattaattttttaaactaaagaagaaaaatgatataaatttttatgatttagtgataaacaagtattaaaatttttataatattaagaacaTGCTTTTGATATTGAGTTAGGGGTGGGTTGTGCCTTGGCCCCAGCAAGATATTGAAATTAATCTGTCTCCTCGGAGCGCAGGAGAAAGAACGTCTAACGGCTCGGTGTTTTCTTCTTAACGCTTGATAACGGTGGCTAGCTTGGCATCCTATTTGGCTTATTTATCTGATCTTAACATTTTACATTaccaacaaaataataataataagaataataataataatgcatttataaattaatcatcCCATTGGCTAACCCTCTCACCATGCAAATTCACATGGTGGCTAGGATGCTTCCAAACTCAATTTTTCGAAAGAATcgatttatcaaaaattaaatgtaCACCCGTTctaacataaaaattttaacaaaattcatttaaagATGAACTAATAAAGGATTCAACTCATTCATGCAAAAGTTtaaaaccaaaaccctaaacttaaGAGTATAATCTTCATCTAATCATTtaaatctttatattaaaaggTATAAAGTATAACAAAGAATGATTAACTAACCTTTTATGTCATTTTTGTCATCTGAAAACTGAAGAAAATTGCAAATGAAATTCATGAAGAACAACTGCAACATGAATAATTTTGTGCAATTTTTGCTTTAGGTTATGAAatgggcattttggtcattacaTATTAATTGGGTATATTGGTTTAATGTTGATAAATTcgataattatgtttttgacatataaatattaggtatttgaattaatatccgcaaaataaataatgcatttattaaggccaaaagactatttttcgggataataattaaaataggggtaattaattaaaataagtaaaattttaagcgtttatacgtttttaggccaccttaaacaagttttaccaaaataagcaaaccgtattttttttaccctttttacccttatgttgaaaaacccagtaaaaatattttttctgagaatgtgcgtcggtttatggtggttacaatggtggctagggattttacactaaaccctaaatatgtcgaattatgtatatggatgtttttgaatgtttcgaacgcttaaaatgatgtagtttcaatgttaatggatgtctagAAGTGTaaccgttgagagacaaaaacacgtaaatttacagtgtcacgcaaactgcgcaaatttacagtgttacgcaaactgcgcaaatcgcGCAAATACTGTTTACACCGCGCAAACCTGTTCACATcgcgcagtttgcgtgacactgttcacagtttgcgcagtttgcgtgatactgttcacagtttgcgcgatactgttcacagtttgtgtgacactgttcacagtttgcGTTTTTGTCCCTTAACAGCTACACTTCTaggcatccattaacatcgaaattacatcattttaagcgttcgaaacattcaaaaacatccatatacattcgacatatttagggttttactgtaaaatccctagctaccATCGTAACCGCCGTAAACCGAcgcatattctcagaaaaaatatttttactgggtttttcaacataagggtaaaaagggtaaaaaaaatacg
Encoded here:
- the LOC123205743 gene encoding plasmodesmata-located protein 7-like; the protein is MATTRRASFLLLFLLSLLSLSILSSSSSTDSFVFGGCTQQKYTPDSPYEFNVDSLLTSLVNSATYSSYNNFTILGSSPQDVVYGLYQCRGDLSMPECATCVARAVTQVGELCKQMCGGALQLQGCYVKYDNTTFLGVEDKTVVLKKCGPSVGYEPEAMGRRDAVMASLASASGPYRAGGSGEVQGVAQCVGDLSLGQCQDCVSAAIGRLKNDCGTADYGDMFLGKCYARYSTGKAHSAFKAFGDKHSNEGEKTFAIIIGLLAGVALLIIFLTFVRKLFGEHGK